A window of Pectobacterium carotovorum genomic DNA:
GAATATCAATCTGCATATTCCCGTGGGTAAAACGGTGGCGTTGGTTGGCCGCTCTGGTTCGGGTAAATCGACCATTGCCAGTTTAATCACCCGTTTTTACGATATTCAATCAGGAGAGATTCTGCTTGATGGCCATGATTTACGCGAGTATCGCCTGCCTTCCTTACGTAATCAGGTCGCGCTGGTTTCTCAAAACGTACATTTGTTCAACGATACGGTAGCGAACAACATCGCCTATGCCCGCAATGAGCACTATAGCCGTGAGGAAATTGAGCGTGCGGCGAAAATGGCGTATGCGATGGATTTCATCAATAAGATGGAACACGGTTTGGATACGATTATTGGTGAAAATGGTGTGATGCTTTCCGGTGGACAGCGGCAGCGTATCGCGATTGCCCGTGCTCTGCTGCGTGATAGCCCGATACTGATCTTGGATGAGGCTACGTCGGCGCTGGACACGGAATCTGAACGTGCGATTCAGGCTGCATTAGACGAGTTGCAAAAAGATCGTACCGCGCTGGTAATTGCACACCGCCTTTCCACGATTGAAAAAGCAGATGAGATTCTGGTTGTTGAAGACGGCAGAATCATTGAGCGTGGTAACCATGCTGCGTTACTGGCGGCAAACGGTGCCTATGCTCAGTTGCATAGAATGCAGTTTGGCGAATGATTGAACGTATCTGGTCTAGGCAGTCACGGCTCTATTGGCTGCTGCTGCCGCTTTCGTGGCTATACGGACTCATCACGTTTCTAATCCGCCAGAGCTATCGACTAGGGTGGCGGAAAAGCTGGCGATCTCCCGTTCCCGTTGTGGTCGTGGGGAATCTGACGGCAGGCGGCAATGGGAAAACACCGGTAGTCATTTGGCTCGTCGAACAGTTGCAACGCAGAGGCTATCGTGTCGGTGTGGTGTCACGTGGTTACGGTGGGAAAGCTGAACGTTATCCGCTGATGCTGGATGAGTCGGTGACGACGGCGCAGGCAGGCGATGAGCCAGTGCTGATTTTCCAGCGTACCGGTGCGCCCGTTGCGGTTGCTCCCCGTCGGCGGGATGCCGTGAGTGCGTTATTGGCACAGCACACGCTAGATGTGGTGATCACTGACGATGGATTACAGCACTATGCGTTGGAAAGAGATATCGAGCTGGTTGTGATTGACGGGATGCGGCGTTTTGGCAACGGATGGTGGCTGCCTGCTGGCCCAATGCGGGAAAGAGAAAGCCGTCTGGCGTCGGTGGATGCGGTCATTGTTAACGGCGGTACGCCGCGAGCAAACGAGATAGGCATGACATTAACGGCGGGTATGGCGGTTAACTTGCTTTCCGGTGAATCGCGACCGCTGAGCCAGTTGCATGATGTCGTTGCGATGGCGGGCATCGGACATCCTCCGCGTTTTTTTGCTACGCTGCGTGATGCTGGTGTTCGTATTGCACGTGAAGTCGCCTTTGCTGACCATCAATCGTACCAGCCAGAACAGCTCGACTCGCTGACTCAGGATGCGACGCAGCCACTGCTGATGACGGAAAAAGATGCCGTAAAATGTAAGGCGTTTGCTCAGGATAACTGGTGGTATCTGCCTGTCGATGCCGTGTTAGCTGAGCCCTACGGCACGCAATTGCTCGACAAACTGGAAAATGTACTTAATCGGAATGCGGGTAGCAGAACATAAATTAGTCTGTTACCACGGTTTCAGATATCCCTTGTGGATATCACCTTATTAGATCGCTGCGATAGCGAGAAAGAACATGCCGGTCATCAATCGGCCAAAGATGGAGGAAGCATGGATCACCGTTTACTTGAGATTGTTGCCTGTCCTGTTTGTAATGGTCGGCTGTACTTTAATAAAGAGAAACTGGAGCTGGTATGCAAGGTCGATGGTTTGGCCTATCCGGTTCGTGATGGTATCCCTGTGCTGCTGGAAAGCGAGGCGCGTAAACTCGGGGCTGATGAGATAACACAATGACCTTTACTGTGATCATTCCTGCGCGCTTTGCGTCAAGCCGACTGCCGGGTAAACCGCTGGCGGACATCAACGGCAAACCGATGGTCGTCCATGTGATGGAGCGGGCGCTGGAATCGGGGGCGCAGCGCGTTATTGTGGCCACCGATCATCCCGACGTCGAGGCGGCCGTGCAGCAAGCCGGTGGCGAAGTGTGTCTGACCCGCGCCGATCATAATTCTGGCACGGAGCGTCTGGCTGAAGTCATTGAACGTTACGGTTTTACCGATGACGACATCATCGTTAACGTTCAGGGCGATGAACCGCTCATTCCTTCCGTTATCATTCGTCAGGTGGCGGAAAACCTCGCAGCGAGTAAAGCGGGAATGGCAACGCTAGCGGTGCCGATTGAAACCAGCGAAGAAGCATTCAACCCGAACGCGGTAAAAGTGGTTACCGACGCTGAGGGATATGCGCTGTATTTTTCCCGTGCGGCCATTCCCTGGGACAGAGAGCGTTTTGCTCAGTCTAAGGAAACCATTGGCGATCACTTCCTGCGTCATATTGGTATCTATGCTTACCGTGCGGGTTTTGTACGCCGTTATGTTAGTTGGGCACCGAGCCAGCTGGAGCAAATCGAACTACTGGAGCAGCTACGTGTGCTGTGGTACGGCGAGAAGATTCACGTTGCAGTCGCTAAAGCCGTTCCTAGCGTTGGCGTTGATACCCCAGAAGATCTGGCACGTGTGCGGCACGTCATGGCAGGTCAGTAATATCTATCACGCGATGCGACGATGAATACGTCATGGGGGAATCTATTCTTGCCGGAATAGATTTTCTCCATGACGTTTTTTCTTTATACGACATATTATCTTTTAAGTTATTTAGCACTTATTTAGATAAATATTCTTAAAAATTCTCAAATTACGCTGCGCTGCTTTATTTATGCGGATGGCTTATTCCCATTCTGAATTAAATCATCACGAGTGGAACTTTTATTTTTATAGTTAAATGCTACTATCAATTCGCCATGTTTCTTCATGGTGTTTTTGTTATTTCAACTAAGGACGGTAATGATATGAATGCTAAACGTTACATCGCAAAAATTCTTCTCGGCGGTATGTTAATGGGGGCTGCGGCGGGCAGCAGTGCGGCGGTTTATTACATGGCTCCCAACGGCGACGACGCGAATAGCGGCAGTAAAAACTCTCCCTGGAAAACAATCGACCGCGCACAGAAAACATTAAACCCTGGCGACCGCCTGTGGATCCGTGGCGGTAAATACGTGTTTACCAAAGGGCTGAACGTCTGTACGACGCGTACCGATGTGGTGAATGCGATCACGCTGAGTAAGAGCGGCACTGAAGGTAAGCGTATTGAATATTGGGCCTCTAGCGGGGAAGTACCGATTTTTGATTTCAGTCAGATGCAGGATGATTGCCGGGTTAAAGGGTTCAACGTCGTTGCAGATTGGGTTTCCATAAAAGGGCTGGAAATAACCGGTGTCCCACAGCGTAATAACCTTAATCATGAATCCTGGGGCGTGTGGATTAGAGGCAGTAATAATATATTCGAGCAGTTGAATATTCACCATATTATGGGTACGGGTTTGTTCATCCAGCGTGGGGGAAATAATCTGGTATTGAATAGCGACTCTCACCATAATTACGATCCACTGACCTCTAATGGTGCTGGCCAAAGTGGTGATGGTTTTGGTGCACATATCCCTGCTAACCAACCGGGTAATATTTTCCGCGGTTGCCGGGCGTGGTCAAACTCGGATGATGGCTTTGATTTAATTAATGCCTATTCTCCGGTGTTGATTGAAAATTCCTGGGCTTGGTCACACGGTTATTTACCGGGGACGACACAATCACTGGCTGCGGGTAACGGGAATGGTTTTAAAATCGGTGGCTACGGTGGCGTTTATGTGGCGAATGCGGTGAAACATACCGTGCGTAATTCGGTGGCGTTTTTAAATAAAGCGGCCGGATTTTATGCCAACCACCATCCGGTAGCGAACGATTTCTTTAACAACACCGGCTATAAAAATAACCCGAACTTTAATATCCGCGGCATCGATGCAAACGGAAAAGCGATTGGGCTGGGTACGCTGCGCAACAACGTTTCTCACGGCGGTAAGGACCTGTCGTTCTCCGATGGAGCGAACATGCGCTATAACTCGTGGGATCTGAAAATTGCAGTATCAGATTCTGACTTCGAGAGCGTGTCCGTGACCGGATGGGATGCACCGCGTCAGGCTGACGGCAGCTTGCCGGTACTGAAAAGCCTGCGTCTTGCTTCAGGTAGTGCGCTGATCAACAAGGGTGGCGATGTCAAACTTCCTTATAAAGGATCAGCCCCAGACCTGGGTGCCTTTGAGCGCGAATAATGGCGACGTATTAACACGCTAGCCTACCACTCACGATATTCCCTGCTGACGGGCAGGGAATATCGCTGCAACAACCCCGGCAGGGTGTGCTCTCTGCCGTCATGAGATCCCCTTTTATTTGATCTGCGTTGAAGTATTTGTCATCCGCTCGCCGCATCATGGTGAGTGGAGCTATTTGGCTCAACTGAGGTATAGCCGTTTATGGAACAGTTGAAATCGGAACTCAGTACGGTGTTAGGGGAAAGCCTCAGCCGACTTGAGCGCATAAGCGAACAGCCGTATGCGGATCTGTATGCCTTGTATGATAAAGAAGGCAACGCTATGCCTTTGTTGGCTAAAAGTTATGTTTGTCAGGGCGTGGCGCAGCAGGAAGCTTACAAACTCTCGATGCTGGCGCGTGAAGGCGACGTGCGTTTGCCAACCGTTTACGGGTTGGTGCTGACGCAGCAGCAGCCCTATCGGGAACTGCTGCTGATTGAGCGTTTGCGCGGTGTGTCGGTGGAAGCGCCGCCACGAAGCGGCCAGCGCTGGACGTTGCTGATGGATCAAATCGTTGAAAATGTATTGGCCTGGCACCGAATTGATAGCCATGGCTGCGTTGGTTCGGTGGACAGCACGCAGGACAATGATTGGTTCAGTTGGTATCAGCAGCGTCTGGAAGTCCTGTGGTCCACGTTGCTCAATGTCAATGCGCCGCAGCTTACGCAGCAGGACCGGAGCGTGCTTTATCGTTCGCGCCAGTGTTTAGAGATGCTGTTTGAGGATTTCGAAGATGGTTGTGTGCTGGTACACGGTAACCTTTCGCTGCGCAGTATGTTGAAGGACGCACGTAGCGATCAGCTATTGGCCATGATCAATCCGGGAATGATGCTGTGGGCACCCAGAGAGTACGAACTCTTCCGCCTTTGTGAATCCGGCATGCCGGAGCAGTTACTTTATCACTATCTAAAACAGGCACCGGTATCTGAATCCTTTGTCTACCGGCGCTGGCTATATGTCATTTGGGAAGCGGTATCCCGCTATATCCATACGGGACAGCTGGACCGTCAGCTATTTGATGTGGCTTCCCGTGAGTTATCCCCTTGGCTGGAGTGAAGTGAGCCTGCTGTTGTTCCGCGGCGTGCGGTGCTGCCGTGGTTCCCTTCAGTGCCTGCCAGAGGCGACCGAGTGTTTCGTACCAAGCTCGCTCGCTGTGTGATAAATAGTAAGCGGAAGGGAATACTTTTTCCCACGGGTTGAGCGCGGAGGTGATCGCCATCTGATTGGCTGGCGCGGGAATCGGCGCTAACCCCTGAGCCTGGAAGAATCGCATGGCGCGAGGTAAATGGTTGGCTGAGGTCACCAGCAAGAAAGGGCGTTCGCCAACAATTTTAGCGGTTGCCGTCGCTTCCTCTTCCGTATCCCTTGGCGTATCCAGAATGATGATGTCTTGCTGGGGAATGCCCAAGCTTTCGGCAACCAGCGCCGCGGTTTTCGCACTGCTGACAGGGTTCCCCTGCGCGGATCCACCAGTAAAAATCAATTTTGCGCTAGGATTGGCATGATAAAGGCGAACGCCTTCCGTGACGCGTGGGAGGCTGTTGCTGATGAGATTAGAACTGGGTGCCCATTCCGCGTTATAGGTATACCCCCCGCCTAACACGACAATATACTCGGCTTTGCTCGCCTGCGGCGTTTGTCGCCAGGTTGGGTAGTGTGATTCCAATGGTAACAACAGTCGATCGGCAACAGGCTGCAGGCTGAGCAGAATAAGCATCAGCCAACTGGTTAATATTATCGTTTTCCCCGTGCGTTGTCGCTGGGTAAACCAGAGCAGCAACAGGCCAACACCCATCAGAAGCAATAGCAATGGCAGGGGCTGCATAAGCCCACCGACGAACTTTTTGAGTGTGAAAAGCATAAAATTGCATTCCTTTTGAGTGAAAAAACCGCATTTGGGAAGATATCATGCGGTAAGGCCATTTATTCTAAGCCAGCCTGTGCCAAAATGGCAGGCTGGAAAAAATCGCATCGCGCAGACATGTCCTGCACGAGAACCCCGTTTATATGCTGCGGAACAATGACTGATGCAGGATCGCAATTTTAACGATATCGCCGAAAAATTTGCTCAGAATATCTATGGCACGACGAAGGGGAGACTTCGGTTGGCGGTATTGTGGCAGGATCTTAGCGATCTTTTGACCCGACTTCCGGCACGGCCTTTGCACATCCTTGATGCAGGAGGCGGCGAAGGGCAGATGGCCTGTCGTCTGGCAGCTTTAGGACATCAGGTATTGTTGTGTGATGTCTCCGGTGAGATGATTCAGCGCGCCAAAAATGCCGCAGCGGAACAGGGCGTTACCCATAACATGCGTTTTGTGCAGTGTGCCGCACAGGGTGTCGCGCAATATATGGACAGTCCCGCCGATCTGATATTGTTCCATGCGGTGCTGGAGTGGGTCGCGCAACCACAACAGGTACTGAAAACTCTGTACGATAGTCTGTCGCCTGGGGGGGCATTGTCCCTGATGTTCTATAACCATCATGGGCTGTTGATGCGTAACATGGTGGTGGGCAACTTTGATTATGTTCAGGCCGGAATGCCTAAGGGCAAACGGCGCTCGCTCTCGCCGGATCACCCGCTGAACCCGCAAGAAGTATACGGCTGGCTTGATGAGATGGGGCTGACTATTAGCGGGAAAACCGGCGTGCGCGTGTTTCATGACTACTTGAAAAATAAACAGCAGCAAGTTGAGAAGTTTGACGACATTCTGGAGATTGAACAGCTGTATTGTCGGCAAGAGCCTTTTGTGAGTTTGGGCCGTTATATCCATGTCATGGCGCATAAACCCCATTTGAAGGATGCATTATGAGTGATTTTTCCCAGACTGTACCCGAACTGGTCGCCTGGGCACGAAAAAACGATTTCTCCATTTCCCTCCCCACCGAACGCCTAGCGTTTTTGATGGCGATTGCCACGCTTAATGGCGAACGCATGGATGGTGAAATGAGTGAAGGTGAGTTGATTGATGCCTTCCGTCATGTGAGTCAGGGATTTGCTCAGACGAATGAAACCATTACCGTCCGCGGCAATAACGCGATTAACGATCTGGTGCGGCAGCGGTTGCTTAACCGTTTTACCAGCGAGCAGGCGGAAGGCAATGCGATTTACCGTCTGACCCCACTGGGGATCGGCATTACCGATTATTACATCCGCCAGCGTGAGTTCTCGACGCTGCGCCTTTCCATGCAGCTCTC
This region includes:
- the lpxK gene encoding tetraacyldisaccharide 4'-kinase; translated protein: MIERIWSRQSRLYWLLLPLSWLYGLITFLIRQSYRLGWRKSWRSPVPVVVVGNLTAGGNGKTPVVIWLVEQLQRRGYRVGVVSRGYGGKAERYPLMLDESVTTAQAGDEPVLIFQRTGAPVAVAPRRRDAVSALLAQHTLDVVITDDGLQHYALERDIELVVIDGMRRFGNGWWLPAGPMRERESRLASVDAVIVNGGTPRANEIGMTLTAGMAVNLLSGESRPLSQLHDVVAMAGIGHPPRFFATLRDAGVRIAREVAFADHQSYQPEQLDSLTQDATQPLLMTEKDAVKCKAFAQDNWWYLPVDAVLAEPYGTQLLDKLENVLNRNAGSRT
- the kdsB gene encoding 3-deoxy-manno-octulosonate cytidylyltransferase, which translates into the protein MTFTVIIPARFASSRLPGKPLADINGKPMVVHVMERALESGAQRVIVATDHPDVEAAVQQAGGEVCLTRADHNSGTERLAEVIERYGFTDDDIIVNVQGDEPLIPSVIIRQVAENLAASKAGMATLAVPIETSEEAFNPNAVKVVTDAEGYALYFSRAAIPWDRERFAQSKETIGDHFLRHIGIYAYRAGFVRRYVSWAPSQLEQIELLEQLRVLWYGEKIHVAVAKAVPSVGVDTPEDLARVRHVMAGQ
- a CDS encoding YcbJ family phosphotransferase; its protein translation is MEQLKSELSTVLGESLSRLERISEQPYADLYALYDKEGNAMPLLAKSYVCQGVAQQEAYKLSMLAREGDVRLPTVYGLVLTQQQPYRELLLIERLRGVSVEAPPRSGQRWTLLMDQIVENVLAWHRIDSHGCVGSVDSTQDNDWFSWYQQRLEVLWSTLLNVNAPQLTQQDRSVLYRSRQCLEMLFEDFEDGCVLVHGNLSLRSMLKDARSDQLLAMINPGMMLWAPREYELFRLCESGMPEQLLYHYLKQAPVSESFVYRRWLYVIWEAVSRYIHTGQLDRQLFDVASRELSPWLE
- the elyC gene encoding envelope biogenesis factor ElyC → MLFTLKKFVGGLMQPLPLLLLLMGVGLLLLWFTQRQRTGKTIILTSWLMLILLSLQPVADRLLLPLESHYPTWRQTPQASKAEYIVVLGGGYTYNAEWAPSSNLISNSLPRVTEGVRLYHANPSAKLIFTGGSAQGNPVSSAKTAALVAESLGIPQQDIIILDTPRDTEEEATATAKIVGERPFLLVTSANHLPRAMRFFQAQGLAPIPAPANQMAITSALNPWEKVFPSAYYLSHSERAWYETLGRLWQALKGTTAAPHAAEQQQAHFTPAKGITHGKPHQIADGPAVPYGYSGIPLPK
- a CDS encoding right-handed parallel beta-helix repeat-containing protein; translated protein: MNAKRYIAKILLGGMLMGAAAGSSAAVYYMAPNGDDANSGSKNSPWKTIDRAQKTLNPGDRLWIRGGKYVFTKGLNVCTTRTDVVNAITLSKSGTEGKRIEYWASSGEVPIFDFSQMQDDCRVKGFNVVADWVSIKGLEITGVPQRNNLNHESWGVWIRGSNNIFEQLNIHHIMGTGLFIQRGGNNLVLNSDSHHNYDPLTSNGAGQSGDGFGAHIPANQPGNIFRGCRAWSNSDDGFDLINAYSPVLIENSWAWSHGYLPGTTQSLAAGNGNGFKIGGYGGVYVANAVKHTVRNSVAFLNKAAGFYANHHPVANDFFNNTGYKNNPNFNIRGIDANGKAIGLGTLRNNVSHGGKDLSFSDGANMRYNSWDLKIAVSDSDFESVSVTGWDAPRQADGSLPVLKSLRLASGSALINKGGDVKLPYKGSAPDLGAFERE
- the cmoM gene encoding tRNA uridine 5-oxyacetic acid(34) methyltransferase CmoM — translated: MQDRNFNDIAEKFAQNIYGTTKGRLRLAVLWQDLSDLLTRLPARPLHILDAGGGEGQMACRLAALGHQVLLCDVSGEMIQRAKNAAAEQGVTHNMRFVQCAAQGVAQYMDSPADLILFHAVLEWVAQPQQVLKTLYDSLSPGGALSLMFYNHHGLLMRNMVVGNFDYVQAGMPKGKRRSLSPDHPLNPQEVYGWLDEMGLTISGKTGVRVFHDYLKNKQQQVEKFDDILEIEQLYCRQEPFVSLGRYIHVMAHKPHLKDAL